A genome region from Coffea arabica cultivar ET-39 chromosome 7e, Coffea Arabica ET-39 HiFi, whole genome shotgun sequence includes the following:
- the LOC113722890 gene encoding uncharacterized protein isoform X2, producing MIVGLSDGSLYNISWKGEFCGVVDLDISLSDGSGADKLSHSLDNGLPSNGAQGVSLPMNYIRKKSAIVHMEFSFSLRLLFLLFCDEQLVSCSASKKGLKQADLIKVEKKLAYGYAVCAPVASEQQILVVGTKRGDVELYDLTDSAFLVRAVSLYDWGHSSAQLPQPKHSR from the exons ATGATTGTTGGACTTTCTGATGGATCATTGTATAATATATCATGGAAGGGAGAG TTCTGTGGGGTTGTTGATCTTGACATTTCACTCTCTGATGGAAGTGGAGCTGATAAATTGTCTCATTCTTTGGACAATGGTCTTCCTTCTAATGGAGCACAAGGTGTTTCTCTGCCCATGAATTATATAAGGAAGAAGTCTGCTATTGTGCACATGGAGTTTTCCTTCTCACTGAGGTTACTGTTTTTGCTCTTTTGTGATGAACAACTTGTGTCATGTTCTGCAAGTAAGAAAGGATTAAAGCAAGCTGATTTAATTAAAGTTGAAAAGAAACTGGCATATGGTTATGCTGTATGTGCCCCAGTTGCTTCGGAGCAACAAATTCTTGTTGTGGGTACAAAAAGGGGAGATGTTGAATTGTATGACCTCACAGATTCTGCTTTCCTTGTTCGTGCTGTTTCTTTATATGACTGGGG GCATTCATCAGCTCAACTTCCACAACCTAAACATTCAAGATGA
- the LOC113722892 gene encoding mitochondrial import receptor subunit TOM20 produces the protein MQNDFDRLLYFEGTRRQAEEKYAQNPYDADNLTKWGGALLELSQFQTVPESKKMILDAISKLEEALQVNPKNHDTLWVLGNAHTSQAFLTPDEDEARVYFDRATLYFQQAAAEDPSNELYRKSLEVAAKAPELHMEIHKHGSLQQAMGTAPTTSSGTKPSAKKKKSSDLKYDIFGWVILAVGIVAWVGFAKSHVPPPPPR, from the exons ATGCAGAACGATTTTGATCGGCTGCTCTATTTCGAGGGCACTCGCAGACAGGCAGAGGAAAAATATGCTCAAAATCCTTACGATGCCGAT AATCTGACGAAATGGGGAGGGGCGCTGCTGGAGTTATCTCAGTTTCAGACTGTTCCTGAGTCCAAGAAGATGATTCTGG atgccatatcgaagttGGAGGAGGCCTTGCAAGTTAATCCCAAAAATCACGATACATTGTGGGTTTTGGGAAATGCACATACTTCGCAGGCATTTCTGACTCCTGATGAAGACGAGGCCAGGGTTTATTTTGACAGAGCAACTTTGTATTTCCAACAAGCTGCTGCCGAG GATCCAAGTAATGAACTCTATCGCAAATCCTTGGAAGTTGCTGCTAAG GCACCTGAGTTGCACATGGAAATCCACAAGCATGGTTCCCTTCAACAGGCTATGGGCACAGCCCCTACAACGTCAAGTGGGACAAAG CCAAGTgccaagaaaaagaagagcaGCGACCTCAAGTATGACATTTTTGGATGGGTAATCCTTGCTGTTGGGATTGTTGCATGGGTGGGGTTTGCAAAATCCCATGTCCCGCCACCGCCTCCTAGATAA